tagaaaatgataaaaaataaaaaagtatggtAAACAAAAGCAACATTGTTTCAAAAGTTATAGTTAAGGGTCTCAAGGATTCCCCTGTTCAACAGCGTTTTCCTGACCTTCCATCTGCCCTTCTTTCAACAATTTCAATTCAGAAATCTAAAGCAGACACACTTCCTTCTTCAACTGCTTGTTCTAAAGCTCAAATCCAAATGGAAGGTCAGGAAAATATTGCTACAAGATGAGCATATCTAGTGGATAGACATTTTTCGCCTTAAACATCAGCAGACGGAGAAATGTGAAGGATCCATTGGACATGTTGGATATCTCCAAGTGAATTCAGATTCTCTAAGTGCACATGTGTCATTAAGAGACTAACACTTTGTTTTGTGCGTAATTAAATGATTTGTTGTCTTATTAAAATGACGCAgttacatatattatatataatggaACTAGTTGGATAACCCTAATTAATCACAAATGTTATCCTTAAATAACTTTACTCTGACTGTATAGGACTCTACATCAACTGATCAACATTTGAGATGTAGAAGGCCTggatcaagaaaaaaattaggcctttggaaatttggaataaaaaaagacATCCTAGGGTTTCTTGTTATGAtagatattttagatttttttttaaacggaCTGTGACTCATCTAGTCATTCTCTGCGCAGGTTGTAATTTTTGGCCCCACTTCCCACTGAATAAAAGTAAACTCAAAATGATTTACTTGCCCATTTTCTATAATCAGAACCTTTTGTGTCTCTTTGCTTTTTATCTCATTCTACAAAGGATGCCCTTAACACTTATATTGCCTGGTGTCAGTCATGAAGGAATAGAGGTCAATTACACACAGTGTGTTCAAAATTAGCAACTCTCATGCTCTGTCTGTCTCTCATATCAAGTGAGAACTATTGGTTAGTGTGAGAAATAAGAACAATGAATATAAAccattaaatcatatttaaatcgttgagattaataaataaatgcatataactttttcaaatttttaatcttgaaaaagttatatttattaaCTATTCATGTATGGTTGTATAATTTAGATTTATAGTCGTCACATTCTTAAGATGAGAACTATTCTCACTAGATATGTCCtatgtgtgtgggtgtgtgatTTTAATACATTTTGTATAGTTacatttgtgatttgaaatACCAGATTCGACCAGATAGGCAAACATTATTATGGAGTGCTACATGGCCAAGGGATGTTGAAACTCTGGCAAGGCAGTTTCTGCACAACCCATACAAGGTTATTGCAATAGTGTTCccacttttttattcttttgtttgcTATCATTTGTAACTTATGGATATCTATATTTGTATGTTGCTGGtctttccaaagaaaaaaatattttgtgctCTGAATCGACTTAAGTAAAAATCATTTGGGTGATTATTGACGCATGCATTTTCCTGTGGGATATCATGATATTATAGGTAATTATTGGGTCACCATACCTGAAGGCAAATCAATCTATAAATCAAATTGTTGAAGTTGTAACAGACATGGAGAAATACAATAGGTTTGTGTCATCACTAATAATAGACAGACGGTGACCAATGTTTTTGCTTTCCAAATTAACACTTTAGCTTGAAAATGCAGATTAATCAGACTGCTGAAAGAAGTGATGGATGGTAGccgaattttaatatttatggaGACAAAAAAGGGATGTGATCAAGTTACGAGACAAATGAGAGTGGATGGATGGCCAGCACTATCCATCCATGGTGATAAAAACCAGGCTGAAAGGGATTGGGTCTTGGCTGAATTTAAGAGTGGCAGAAGTCCAATAATGACTGCCACTGATGTTGCTGCACGGGGTCTTGGTAGGATCACTGTGTTTAGAAGCTTAGGATTTTTGGTCTAGGTCTAAAACTTTAACAATAGGGCGAGTCGGCCGGCTGCTGTCCAGTTTCCCTTGATATAATTTGTGGTTTGGGTGTGTACAGGGCCATATTGTCAGTGTGTTGGAACTGCCTGTAACTTGACCAAGGGTTTAATGACTTGCATACTGAGATGAAACTGTTTTGCTGCAGTTGGTAGACTATCTGCTCCTGTTAATTTGGGAACTATATTTTTTAGAGGTGTCAAGTTATATGGATGCCTGGGTCAGAGTTCCTTTGATATGTGGCTTGGATGTTGATCTATAACTTCTGAGGTAGCATATCATGTGTGATCCTGTAAATTTCATAGGATGGGTTAATGCTTGGCGTTTTGCATGATTGGCATAACAAGGTTAGTCATCAATAATTTGTCAGTGTTGCCTGAAGAGATATAAGTCAAATTGATTGATCCCCCATCCACAGTTATAGAGCTGGTTGTCTTTGCAGCCCGGTTGACTCATACATGCTTAGTCAATAATTGCATGTGGTAGATGGCATGATGGTGAAGCTGCTCCTTATCCCTGGAAGGTTAAGGTGTGCACATTGATgtaatgaatgtgttgagtttGATCtatttgatctctagaatcttacaGTGCAGGGATAAGGATTTTTTGCAGTTTTCTCCATTTTTAAAACCTACACTTAATTCCTTatgatgttttgttttgttgcttGTAGATGTGAAAGACATAAAATGTGTGATCAATTATGATTTTCCAACAAGCCTGGAAGATTATGTCCACAGAATTGGTCGAACTGGTCGTGCAGGGGCTAAAGGAACTGCATACACCTTTTTTACACATGCCAATGCTAAGTTTGCTAGGGATCTGATTAAGATTTTACAAGATGCTGGTCAGACTGTGAGTCCTGCGTTGACTGCATTGGTTCGGTCAGCTGGTTCTGGTCAATTTGgtaattaaaatttcttttcgacactGAAGCCTGAGGTTTTCATTAGGATGGTCTGTAAACAGTTCTTATCATTTTGTAGGATCAGGGGGAGGTTTTCGCTCAAGAGGACGAGGAGGCTATGGAAATCGTGGTTTAACGTCAGGTTCCAATGCCATTCCTCTAGGTTCGAAGCGGCCCTGGCATTGTCTATAGTTTTGGTGCTGCTTTGGGCAAATTCTTAGTTTTACAAATGTTGGGGTGTTGATTTTGAACATGCATCTATTTGACCACAATTACACTTGAAACAGCACATTGTTAGATTTTAggacaaaaattgatcttatttTTTCAACGACTGAAGTCTGGAAAGCATGTGTTATGTCATACatgtatcttattttttttcatagacTTGATAAGAACAGTAGCTTGATAATAGATGATCAAATGCTTTCTTACAGTCTTTATCCTTCATTTGACAAgggaagaagaatgaaaatagaagaaaagaagatggaatgaagaaaaaataaacagaaactCTCAAATTCTTCATTGTCATTTTGCTTGAATCATCGATGTTATTGTTAACTTGTACCATTCACAAACTCTGGTTCTACTTTTCTGCCCGTCAAATATCtagtaaataagtttttcacaACGAAATATAGTTATGACGGTATTTGTTGGGTAGTTGATCTTATTTCGTTATTgcaaaatttattaagaattacCTCTAACTGAAAGTAGTTTttagtaattattattgttttctttttcaacttGAATAATCCAATTTAAGTCTattgtgttgattttttttttacataaaaaatcaaattgaaactaACTAAATCATCAGTGTTTTGTTCTGCCTAAATTTTTTAAGGCTGGATTATACTTTTATTCTTCTTAGAGATGTTCAAATTATATCGTCATTCCCTTTACCTTAAAGAATTACAGCACGTTTCTGAGTGACGAATATATGTAATACTTTAATCCATTTTAATGTAATAtacaatttcttaaaaattgtaCTAAATATGAGAAGTGTAATATTTCGAAGTTCATTTTCTCATTAATCTTCTTTACTATTTTGATGTTATCCAAATGGATAGTCAAATTCAAAGGAGTGGATTGAGTTTCTCAAAAAACgttttcaaaaaatacattttctcaatcaatgaaatatataattatagaaaGACGAAGAGAAAGTCCTAAATTTAGTTgataggaaagaaagaaaaccaaaaCTATACAATCCCAATaatacaaatttgttttatacaactaaaacttataataatgaaatacttctaaatatttaaattatattgtattttaatttttttaataaattgatatttttaaacatataaattatattttagatttaagataaaataatttatattatgatatttgttttttatttcaaaaataattctaaaagaGTTATTTCTCATCTttgtcattcattttttttaaatttaatgattttaaatcTAATGATTCTAATGTGTAACAATTCTTATTCATTCAatctatcattttcaataatttaaaagaaattatcaataattaaaaataataatatagcacaataaaaattatttattataacaaatctaaaatataattataatatattttatatatttagaaatacttatttattataaattttatttgtataaaataaaaattcatcctGTGCAATGCACAAtgatacatataatttttggaaatatatatttgaatttatttggaTACTtatacttattaatattttatttaattctcttgaaaaaaatattttatttaattaaaaaaacagcaACATGAACATGCGTGTGTGAGTGACTGTGTGAGAGATGGGGGCAAATAAGTAAAATCTCGAGCTGTAGCTAGGTTATAAGTCCCAAAACCCTAATTCGTTTGTGCTGCCGCTCTCTGAGAAAAACAGATAGTGTGGGAGAGAGAAGAGCGGAAGAGAAAATGACGACCAGGTTCAAGAAGAACAGGAAGAAGAGAGGTCACGTCAGCGCCGGACACGGCCGTATCGGAAAGCACCGCAAGCATCCCGGAGGTCGCGGTAACGCCGGTGGCATGCATCACCACCGTATCCTCTTCGACAAGTACCATCCTGGTTTCTTCGGGAAGGTAGGCATGCGCTACTTCCACAAACTTCGCAACAAATTCTACAATCCGATCATCAACATCGACAAGCTGTGGTCCCTCCTCCCCCAGGAGGCCAAAGACAAGGCCACCGCCGACAAGGCACCCTTGCTCGATGTCACCCAGTTCGGTTACTTTAAGGTTTTGGGTAAAGGGGTTTTGCCTCAGAACCAGCCTCTTGTCGTCAAGGCCAAGCTTATTTCCAAGATCGCTGAGAAGAAGATCAAGGAGGCCGGTGGAGCCGTCGTTCTCACCGCTTGATTTTTTagggtatttttatttttaaaggattttaagatctgttgttatttttggttcttgatttaatctctCTGAACTGTATTAGTTTAAATGGTTTTTTATATTCTCAGTGTTCTGGATTCTATCGTTTTTGTTGCGTGTTATGTTATGTGATGGGAGTTTTACATGCACTAATTGAAACCTATTCCCTATGCATCTCTGTTAGTCGGTAGTGTTGCCATTCTAGTGCTAATTTCAATCAGATTAAGCATCTCTTCGAGGTTCGGTGTATGCTGATTTCAATCAGATTGTGTTTGTTAAAACTGGTTACTTTTCCTTGATGAAATTGTGAAAATAGTTAGACGATAAATTCAGAAATTATCTTTGGGAGCATCCATGGGTGTCATGTGAAACTTTCGGGTGCAGCTTTTTAATTAGTATTGGCGAATCGGATGTAGTGAAAGTCTTAATTGGTTCCCTGATGATATCTATAATAGGATCTTGAGAAAAACTTCCCCTATCCAAGTCTTGCTACATTTGATTCCGTGACTTGGGAAGGGGAATTGATGGCTAGTTTCTCCCCCCATGGAGGAAGTTTTCTCCCCTTTTCAGTGATCCGCACCTCATTTTCAACCTCGTGCAATCGTGCATGATAACCCTTGGGTGCATTTTGAGGTATAACATCTGATTCTCTTAGCcaacaaaaagaaattgatCCTCAGTGTTCCTTTTGTGGTATATCGCCGGAAACAATTCTCAAAATTGATGTTCATATTTCTTGAAGAAGGCCTTTGCTGGGTGCATAATTTATTGAGAAGGCCTTAGCTCCCAATTCTCTCACCATTAAAAAGAAATCTTTATTAACATATATACCTGTTCCTAGGCCTTTGATTCATTGCTTGTTAATTTGAAATAAGTTTGTTTATTGCATATATTTGAGGAATGTCAAAATGGCCAACCTTAACCTGTACTTAATATGTCAAAAACGAAGAAAAAACCCATACAAAAAGACTTTTATTGGCCAATACATTGGGCGATTTTTTTGAGTTGTAGATTTAtgtctataaataaaatatctcattTGTTTTGAGTAATGTATGGAATGATAAATTAAGTTCTATCATTGTCTCTAATCCTCCTTTATTCGGATgacttttcaattgaaattgtgttgagaaataattaTCAACGATATGTTAGACAatatattcttctcttttcatgCATTTAATGTCTcgcaagatttaaaaaaatcattgtttcgAAATAGcaacaatgattcaaatttGAGAGATTAAtgattaaatattcttttatcagataaaggaacaaaagaaatttaaaataaaaaaataagggacCAAAAATTAGGGGTGGATAAGCGGGTTGGTTTGTCTCATGTAAGGCTTGTCCTTATAAGCTTATATTGGCAGCGGATCAGGTGAGTCCGTCTTGTTTTCTTACATGAgtctattttttgttaaaaaatgtatttttaaaataaatacatttttcttttaaaaaatagtcaattacacttaattatatattatttttttaaaaatcttaataaatatttaataaatacttaattataaaagttttaacataatcaaataaattttcaatataaatgtaaataaaCTTTGGACTGAACTTTTAAGATTAATTGGGTTTAGATTGGACTTAATTGTAGTTGTGAATTTGTGGGTCAACTTGCAGAACTTGCTGGCCAAATTCGTATAATACGTGGATTATGCAGGACGGACTTAAAATCTTATATAgtcatgaattttttaaaaaaattagtccaTAGTCTGCACAGATTATGGGTCCCACAGACTGGTCCATGGACCTGAATCTATTTACCCATCCCTACTAAAAATATACatcaatcttttaaaaataaaacatttttggtAGAATCAATTAACTTtccattaaaaaatactttcaaaatatttttttacttcaatatCCCCTAATGCAGATCCCCATAgtatatatcaaattatattaagattacgtaatttcagttaattttttattttcttattagtttaaaatatttacttgaTTGTTCGataattttttagtaatttttgaataatttgtagtattttttaaaatgctacaTGAAGTAACATTAACctataacttttaatattattttttttcatttttatcctcaatatttttttttttggttgtctTTTTTAAGTAaactatgattttattattttttgttattttacccTTTGTATTTCAACAGCTAGTTTTACTacacatttataatttgataaacTAACTTTTTAACTATCAATTCTCAACTTTGAGTTGCTGATAAACTTTTTAGTTTCCAACTAATTTTGTTGAAGATAACTTAaatcttaatttatattttatagtaaTGCATAGtatattaacattttaaacataagttttactttaaaataaatataattgatatttttcattatatatatatatatatatatatatatatatatatatattaaacccaTAAGTTCTTAAATAAAACTATATACTTTGAAAATTtattactaaataaaatttatctattttagtatatatattaattataaatatattctaGAAGTTTTCAAAGAACTCTTTAACATTGTAAAACCAAATagagtaaattatatattttaatataaaaggaaaggaaagatatATTACTTGCAATTTTTCGGAAAAGAATgtatagtttattttatatgtaaacATAAGAGGAGTAAACATTCTAATACATGCATCTTTTAGGAGATgcaagaataatttattttaacagtgttaagtttttttttagattaattatattaagttaaataaactaaattgtttattttaataaaaaggaaAGACAGTGTAATATTTGCCTTCTAAATGGATGAGAGTgtaatttaatcttattttttaaattggatGTATGACTTGATTTAGATTGGTCGAGGTTTACCGtgaaatgaaaactaaaaaaataaaataaagcaaattGGAATTGCATAATCGAATTGTGGAACATAAGAATTTTAAATGCAAAGTAGGTTGAGTACAACTCATTCGTTAATAATGCTATATGGTGCTTGTCTTGTACTTATTGAAGCTTACAAAACTGTACTATAGAggtagtatttttttgtttatattcgaTTCCTCTTATTGGATAAGAATGCCAAACCATTGCCTTAGGATTGGTCTTCGTAAATGTTTCTACTTTCTAACGCAGCCAGATTGGTAGGTGACACAGCACTATATTAGTGTTGATTGTGGAGTGGGAGCTCAATAGGAGAGTGTTGATAGATTGGttagtgtttaaatttttaaaacattgtctaaaaagttttttcaaagtttttttttggcttgtgtttctcttaattaaatttcagaTGTCACCtatttagtaattattttaaaattgttgggTTGAAGAGAAAAATTACTGAAACTATACAACAAATAATAAGTGAAATATAATTAGTGACACGatccatttaaaatttatataaaaaaatgagatgctAGGTCGAAGATGATCGAAGTAGCCAACCCAATTAACGTTTCCCTTTTCTTAACAAGAGAATTCGGTATAcgagttattttatttttttgttattctgtttgttttttatttgctcgtatcaataaaattaaggtATTATACATAGTCCTTGTGCTTGTTTATTATTCCGATTCATTTCTTTTAAATGCCTTTCTTTGAGAGATATCGatattgtttcattttatttcaagatTTATAGTTGAGACTGTCCAATTTAGTGAAAAGGTTCTTTGTTAatggaaatgatttttttattattattggtaaGAATTGAACAcaatactaaaaaatttataatattcacattttctttgataaatggaaatgaatttgattttgaggtaaaaaaatacatatataaaccTATAAAGTGGGTGACAAGAGGCTATGCAGATTTATATTTATGGCGGTCCCTCTCCATTTAGAAGATACAAATTTCCTTGGCATTTGGGATAAACAAAAAGACAATTTGAAGTTATTGTATTGCCGAAACATCCTGTCCAGTTGCATACTAAAGTACACCTTTAGTGGAAACATAACTAATGCAAAGGGCTTCATATTTGATCAtccattattaatatatacaatGTAATTTTTAAGTCAAAATAAAGACTTTCTTCTTTGAGACGGATATTCCTTCCTTTGATTTATAAGCTATAGATAAATGTCTGATACTCAGATTCCATCCCCAACTCTAATAAGTAGATCTTCGATTAACCTTACAAGTTAGCGGAATTTTCTTTTAGAGATATCAGCAAGTGACAAcaataaaaaggaaatattaGTTAGTTTTGatacatattttataataatagttaatattaatttaatattaacaaatgaagttacattaatttataatataattatatataatatattttggagtagaaattaaatcatttaaaataaaatggaaaattctcttttccaataaatattttgtaaattgataacatttaaaagaaaaaataaatatgataaattaatatttatttaatgttttaagtAGTGtattatctaatatttttagaacttaaaattttaaaatgaaagataGTTTTTGGAAGTAATAAAAGAAAGTTCCTTAGAAAGCAACTCATCACTTATTttagttcaaaatttaaaatggtgTGTCAATtaggtgttaatattaacatctTTTTAGGGGCTAAAGTgacaaaaaacaattaaacttgcaaactAAAGTGACAacataaaatcttattttagcATATTTGTATTATCGTTGTAATTGTGGTGACACAAATTCTAATATATCAGtgcatgttaaaaaaatgttaataaagtcaaaagtaattttgtcaacaaaacaagattcttattttttacGTTTATTTTACATTGGACCTACATTTGCCTTAGTGCGTTGCAACAAAAAACaacgaaaaaacaaaataccaaaAAGAAGATACTTTTGAAAATAAGTACAACCAtgctctttatttttaaataaatatactaaTGTGACAACACTCTCCACTTTGAAGTTTGGACCACCAAAGTGGTGGTTTACAATGAATAAACTATTTACCATCTTATATAAGCCTTCTCAACTATTATTTATTGAAACTTCCTAAAGTTAATTGTTTGAAAATGTCCATTATCAAAAGCAGACCCTCATATAAACTCCCATTTACTTATCGTATTGGACCCCGCTGATAAGATAAGTCCTCTTCCATCAACTTTTTATGATCACCCTCAAAAGTAACACCCTGAATGATCCTCTTTGTCCTTATCCTCTACACTAAAACAATAagtcaaaaaagaaaacagataCAGAGGGATACATCATCCATTATATATAGAGCGTATAGAGTATAGGCACGTGGTTTTCAGCTTCTGTTTCAGTTCATGTTGCCATTATTATATCTAATAGCATAgccctctttctttcttattGTGTTGTAACCTAGCTATTATTGCTTCCTATATATGTTTATGCCTCCAAATTAATCATGCTTCTTCGCACCAACACCTTCGCTAAGCTAAGCTAACCCTTTGCAATGGCCTTAGTTCTGCAAAAGGCGACGCCTCCTCCTTCAGTTCTCGCTGCCTCCACCCATGCCAACAAGCTACCCACGCCTGTCATCTCTGAACCTTCTGCCACTCATGCCCTTCCTCCTAAAGGTATACCCATCTTCTTATCTTAACTTACATGCCTTTAATTATTTCCTGTATATACTTTTATGGAGTAGCTTAACTTATTTTTCGTGGGACATACAATGTCATGTtatatttagaaattttaacaagtttttctttctaacagtgaaataatatttaagaaCATAAAATAGATCTTACAAggataattaagattttaattcttaaacttttttaagatttgatttttaatctttaaagaaaagtttgattggttagtgtttttttatttttttatttattaggatCTTTACTTCCTAAACTTTTGTTCGACTGCAAAAGTCACTAAATTTTTAGGAATTTTAATTGTTAGTccttaaataaaagtttaaactcatcatttttatctatttaatgaaattttagagattaaaaactaaattttttaaaattttagagactaaaaaccttaataaaaaaaagttaaagaaacCTTCATCAGTTAAACTTTtgtttaaagattaaaattgaatttcaaaaaagtttaaggactaaaaatttaattaatcccgtatataattatattttgcctatatacacaattatatttatataaataatattgtgaCATCTTGGATACATACATAAATCTAATACACACTCAAATCAGATCATATTGATACAAGAGATTATGTAGATATGTGattgtatatttaaaaatgactaaaagaaattaattagtattatttataacaataaatcaCTTTTCAATAGCTCATACTCCATAGTTAAAATGCTCCAGTAGAGCAATTGTGAATGAatgatcttttaaaaaaaatttggataactaattaattaaaataattagttagtACACTTAAAAGTCtttataaatttgtaatgatAATTATTGATTCTAAAAGTAGTTAGGGTGATCTCACATTGTCtatgttttaaaaaagattatttgCAAAGGATTTTCACTTGTAGAAAATCttgataaacaataaaattgaaTGAAATGAGTGACTAGTGTTATAAAATATTAGCAACTAAGATATTAATTGTCATGGGCATTATAATTGTcacatcaattattttaatggtGAAACTGTAAAACAATTAGTTCTAGAATGTAAGAAGTCTATGAGCGCGCAATTATCTCGTTAGAGATGCTTTTAATTATGTCTTTAAGTTCTCAATTCTTGTTGTATTCCACACACTTGGTATTTGTGTACATtcctttcaaaataattaagaaattcaaGACGAGTGTTTAATGGACTAAAGTTAATATtgaattatttgattttgatttttaatagaaataattcTTGTCTAAGATTAACATTgaactttaaattaattagaagCTATTTCTATTaatgaatcagaaaattaagacaaaaaaaaaatcccatcagaacataagaaaaaaataattaatgctaattaagaatgttaattaattttatttatttatttaattaatctcatttaaaaatactttatattttctaaattaccCTTATATTTGTATACATTCGCTTTGAAATATAagac
This region of Glycine soja cultivar W05 chromosome 17, ASM419377v2, whole genome shotgun sequence genomic DNA includes:
- the LOC114393440 gene encoding 60S ribosomal protein L27a-3-like, coding for MTTRFKKNRKKRGHVSAGHGRIGKHRKHPGGRGNAGGMHHHRILFDKYHPGFFGKVGMRYFHKLRNKFYNPIINIDKLWSLLPQEAKDKATADKAPLLDVTQFGYFKVLGKGVLPQNQPLVVKAKLISKIAEKKIKEAGGAVVLTA